Proteins found in one Channa argus isolate prfri chromosome 7, Channa argus male v1.0, whole genome shotgun sequence genomic segment:
- the LOC137131097 gene encoding methyltransferase-like protein 27, producing the protein MSNSRRTAADARSAFQSCRSPDPKDRVQFYDSWAETYEKDHGLASYRAPHLAVEFLSKNFCGSPEEALVLDVACGSGWVAKLMFELGFRNFVGVDGSKGMLEQAVKSSLYQDLRLALLGSQQLPAQTGTFDVVIIVGALRPGFVPVSIVRELCQAAKPGGYVCMTRVDPKSESGDRYKASMELELHLMEDEGLWTHVATEDMHHYMVDVYNNHNKEEQNEQYLNGTMYLYRKKEYRRYF; encoded by the exons ATGTCCAACTCCAGGAGAACTGCAGCTGATGCGAGGTCTGCCTTTCAGTCCTGCAGAAGTCCTGATCCAAAAGATCGGGTTCAGTTTTACGACAGCTGGGCAGAAACCTACGAAAAG GATCACGGCCTGGCGAGCTACAGAGCTCCACATCTGGCTGTAGAATTCCTGTCTAAGAACTTCTGTGGGAGTCCTGAAGAAGCGCTAGTTCTGGATGTAGCCTGTGGGTCTGGATGGGTCGCTAAGCTG ATGTTTGAACTGGGCTTCAGGAACTTTGTGGGGGTGGATGGCAGTAAAGGGATGCTGGAACAAGCTGTGAAGTCCAGCCTCTACCAGGACCTCAGACTAGCCTTACTGGGATCACAGCAACTGCCTGCACAAACTG GTACGTTTGATGTGGTGATCATCGTGGGTGCTTTACGTCCTGGTTTCGTCCCAGTCAGCATTGTCAGGGAGCTCTGCCAAGCTGCCAAACCAG GAGGCTACGTCTGCATGACAAGAGTAGACCCAAAGTCAGAGTCTGGAGATCGATACAAGGCTTCAATGGAGCTTGAGCTGCACCTGATGGAGGATGAGGGACTGTGGACCCATGTGGCAACTGAAGACATGCACCACTACATGGTGGACGtttataataatcataataaagaAGAGCAGAATGAGCAGTACCTAAATGGCACTATGTATCTGTACAGAAAGAAGGAGTATAGAAGGTATTTCTGA
- the syt11b gene encoding synaptotagmin-11b encodes MADIVELGPAYAMSPVLAGFLGAGVLVLVVVVLVLLWSFCQRRYLRVTGRYKLHGDRYCDAEDPPYKFIHMLKGISIYPESLSSSKRIVRGVRRADHADRDGERGCTPSSGRGMVLVDAENNILDVPGQLQMSHLVPPAGPVPAQSQTRVERALPVRADYCCLDSSSASSSQTSSKTASPFTPASSEPEPEPSLGAISLTVDYNFPKKALVVTIVGARGLPAMDEQAGSSDPYVKMTILPEKKHRVKTRVLRKTLDPLFDETFTFYGVAYSSLPELTLHFLVLSFDRFARDDVIGEAVVPLKGVDPSTGRVHLSQQISKRNMQCESRGELLVSLSYQPVSHRLSVVVLKARHLPKMDITGLSANPYVKVNVFYGRKRIAKKKTHVKKCTLNPVFNESFIYDIPPELLPEISVEFLVVDFDRTTKNEVLGRLLLGLHSPSTSGASHWREVCENPRRQISKWHNLSEY; translated from the exons ATGGCGGACATCGTCGAGCTGGGACCCGCCTACG cCATGTCTCCGGTGCTGGCAGGCTTTCTGGGAGCTGGTGTTCTGGTTTTGGTCGTGGTGGTTTTGGTTCTGCTCTGGTCCTTCTGTCAGCGCCGGTACCTGCGTGTGACTGGTCGGTATAAGCTGCACGGTGACCGTTACTGTGATGCAGAGGACCCCCCCTACAAGTTCATCCACATGCTGAAAGGCATCAGCATTTACCCAGAATccctcagcagcagcaaaaggaTTGTTCGTGGCGTCCGGCGGGCAGACCATGCCGACCGTGATGGAGAACGAGGCTGCACTCCTTCCTCAGGAAGGGGCATGGTGCTGGTGGACGCTGAGAACAACATCCTGGATGTCCCAGGGCAGCTACAGATGAGTCACCTGGTCCCCCCTGCTGGGCCGGTCCCTGCACAAAGCCAGACACGGGTGGAGCGGGCTCTGCCAGTCCGCGCCGACTACTGCTGCCTGGACAGCAGCTCGGCCAGCAGCAGCCAGACCAGCAGCAAGACGGCATCCCCCTTCACCCCTGCATCCTCTGAGCCAGAACCTGAGCCCAGCCTGGGGGCTATCAGCCTCACCGTCGACTACAATTTCCCTAAGAAGGCCCTGGTAGTGACCATTGTTGGGGCCCGGGGTCTTCCTGCCATGGATGAGCAGGCAGGCAGCTCAGACCCTTACGTTAAGATGACCATCCTGCCGGAGAAAAAGCACCGTGTCAAGACCCGCGTCCTGAGGAAGACGCTGGACCCACTGTTCGACGAGACCTTCACCTTCTATGGCGTGGCTTACAGCTCGCTGCCTGAGCTCACCTTGCACTTCCTGGTACTCAGCTTTGACCGCTTCGCCCGGGACGATGTCATCGGGGAGGCAGTGGTGCCACTGAAGGGTGTTGACCCCAGTACGGGCCGAGTCCACTTGAGTCAGCAGATCAGCAAGAGGAACATGCAG TGTGAGAGTCGTGGGGAGTTGCTGGTGTCTCTGTCTTACCAGCCAGTGTCCCATCGTCTCAGTGTGGTCGTCCTGAAGGCTCGACACCTCCCCAAGATGGACATCACTGGGCTGTCAGCAA ACCCCTATGTGAAAGTGAACGTTTTTTACGGCCGTAAGCGCATTGCCAAGAAGAAAACCCATGTGAAGAAATGCACACTGAACCCAGTCTTCAACGAGTCCTTCATCTACGACATCCCGCCCGAGCTGCTGCCCGAGATCTCTGTGGAGTTCCTGGTGGTCGACTTTGACAGGACCACCAAGAACGAGGTGCTGGGCCGCCTTCTGCTCGGTCTCCACAGTCCCTCCACCTCTGGGGCCTCTCACTGGAGGGAGGTCTGTGAAAACCCCCGCAGGCAGATCTCCAAATGGCACAACCTGAGTGAGTACTGA